The window GCGGAGACGCTGCCCGCCCTCGACGACCTCGTCGACGAGGGCGTGGTCGACCGGATCGGGCTCTCGAACTTCCGGCCCGACCAGCTCGCGGAGGCGATCCACCGGCTCGACCACGACGTGTTCGCCCACCAGGTCGAGTGTCATCCCCTGCTCCAACAGGAGGAGCTGCGCGAGCTCGCGGCCGAACACGGCCACTGGCTCGTCGCGTACTCGCCGATCGCGCGCAACCGGGTGGCCGACGTGGACGTCCTGCGGGAGGTCGCCGCGAAACACGACGCGAGCCCGGCGCAGGTGAGCCTCGCGTGGCTGCTCTCGAAGGAGCGGGTCGCGCCGATCCCGAAGGCCGCCGACTTCGACCACGTCGAGGCGAACTGGGCAGCGCGCGACATCGACCTCGATCCCGAGGACATCGAGCGGATCGACGCGCTCGACCGCGGCGAGCGAATCGTCGACTTCGACGAGGCGCCGTGGAATCGGGTGTGACCGCGGCCCGTCCGGGCCGAGCGTAGAGGAGCTCCTCGTCCGGCCGTGAGACGGGGGCGCGGCGGAACTGAACGCCGTCCCGCAGCGAACCGAGACCCTGACGCCCCGTCGGCCGGGGTTTCACTTCCGCTTTCGGGCGCGTTTTTAAAAGGCGTCGGCACGACGTCTCCGGTATGAGCCAGTCCACGTTCGACGACGACGACCTGTTCGGCGAGGCGGCCGAAGAGACCCGCGCCGAGGTCGAAGAGCACCTCGCGGCCGCCCGGGGGGAGCTCCCCGACCCGGACGCGGTGTGGGAGACGGACGCGGACAACGTGCTCGGCGCGCTCAACGGGCTCAAGTCCGCCCTCGACGTCGGCGACGCGATCGACTCCGTCCGGTCGGCGAAGAAGGCGTACGTGCTCGGCGAGCGCGCCGACGCCTTCGAGGACGCCGACGATTTAAAAGCGGAGATCGAGGAGCTGGAGTCGCTCGTCGGCGACATCGAGAGCGCCGCCGAGGAGGTCAGCTCGCTCACCGGCACCGTCCCGGCGATCCGCGGGGCGTTGCAGGACGCGGCGGAGGCGGCCGAGGACGAGTAGCGTCTCGCGTTTTTAAGCGGACTCCCGCTCGACGACCGCCGCCGCGAGCTCCGCCAGTGCGTCGCTCGCGAGGTCGAGGAGCTCCTCGCCGCGCGCCGCGTCGCCGGCGCTCGGATCGCCGACGACCCCGTTCCCCGTGAACTCGTCCGAGTCGTGCGCGAGGTTCACCCCCGATACCCACTCGCCCCACCGGTCTGCGGCGCCCTCGCGGGCCTCCTCGGTCCGGTCCTCGCGGACGAGGTCGGGGTTCGTCGCGCGCAGCAGCGCCGTCTCCAGCGGACCGGCGTGGCCCATGTCGCCCGCGTGCTCGCCGACCGCCTCGAACCAGGTGAACGCGACGGCGTACCCGTCGTGGGCGGAGTCGCGCGAGAACCGACGGGCGACCTCCGCGAGCGCCCCCACGTTGCCGCCGTGCCCGTTGACGAACACGACTCGGTCGATCCCGTGGTGCGGCAGCGATTCCGCCGCCTCGCGGACGTAGGCCCGGAACGCGTCGGGCGAGACCCACATCGTCCCGTCGAAGGCGCGGTGCTCCTCGGCGACGCCGACGGGGATCGGCGGGGCGACCGCGACCTCGCCCGTGCGTCCCTCGGACGCGTCGCGGTCGGCGGCCTCGTCCTCGTACGCCGCCGCGCCCGCCTCCGCGACGGCGACGGCGTCGAGCGTGTCGGTCCCGAGCGGGGCGTGGGGACCGTGCTGTTCGGTGCTGCCGACGGGGACGAACGCGACGTCGACGTCGGCGTCGCGCACGTCGGTCCAGGTGGCGTCCGCGAGTCGCATACGGCCCCCTCGGCGGGACGCGCCGTATAGCCGACGGTCTTCGGGCGGCGCCGAGTCGGGGCGGCGCTGGGAGGCGACGCGGAGGCGGGACAGCGCAGACGCGGGGCGATCGCCCCGGGGAATTATTCCGCTGCCGGACGAGACGCCACCCATGGGGAATGAGAGCGAGGAACACGGTCGAACGGCGGGGGTGACGTTCGGACCGCTGAAGCGGGCCCTCCGCGAGCACAGCTACCCGGTGTCGGTCGCGGAGCTGGTCGAGCAGTACGGCGGCTTCGAGCTGGAGACCGGAACCGGCGGCGAGCGGCTCGAGACGACGCTGGAGCGATGCGGGCGGGACCGGTTCCACGAGCCGCGAGAGGTGCGCGACGCGATCCTCGACGCGCTGGGCGAGGAGCCGGGGAGCGACGGGGCGACGGCGGGAGCGGACGGGCCGGAGGAAGGCGAGAACGGCGGCGCGGACGACTGGAGCCGACTGTCGACGTGAGCGGTCGGGGAGGGAGACCGCCGGGCGGGGCGGCCCCGCGCCCTCAGTCGTCGTCGGTCTCCGCGTCCTCGATCAGGCGCGCGGTGCGCTCCTGCGCGCGGTCGATGAACTCCTGGGGCAGCTCGTCGATCTCGCCGGCCTGCACGCCCCAGAGGTGGGCGTACAGCCCCCCGTTGTCGAGCAGCTCCGCGTGCGTCCCGCGCTCGACGATCTCCCCGCCCTCCAACACGAGGATGGTGTCGGCGTCCTTGATCGTGGAGAGACGGTGGGCGATCGCGAACGTCGTCCGCTCGGCCGTGAGCCGGTCGAGCGAGCGCTGGATCAGCATCTCCGTCTCGGTGTCGACGTCGGAGGTCGCCTCGTCTAAGACGAGGATGTCGGGGTCTTTGAGCACCGCCCGCGCGATCGTGACGCGCTGGCGCTGGCCGCCCGAGAGCTTCACGCCGCGCTCGCCGACCATCGTGTCGTAGCCGTCCGGGAGGTTCTGGATGAACTCGTGCGCCTCCGCGGCCCGCGCGGCCTCGCGGACCTCCTCGTCGGTCGCCTCGAAGGTGCCGTACGTGATGTTCTCACGGACGGTGCCGTAGAACAGGTACGACGACTGCCCGACGTAGCCAATCGACCGTCGGAGCGACTTGAGCGTCACGTCGCGCACGTTCTGCCCGTCGATCCGGATCGACCCGTCGTCGACGTCGTACATCCGGAGCAGGAGCTTGAGCACCGTGGACTTGCCGGCGCCGGTGGGACCGACCAGCGCGAGCGTCTCCCCGCCCTCAACCTCGAAGTCGATGTCGGAGACGATAGTCTCCTCGTCGTACCCGAAGCTCACGCCGTCGTAGACGACGTCGCCGTCGTCGACGACCAGCTCCTCGGCGTTCGGGTCCTCGGCGAGCCGCGAGGGCTCGTCCATCAGCCCGAAGATCCGCGCGGAGGAGGCACGGGCGCGCTGGTACATGTTGATGATCTGCCCGAACTGCGCCATCGGCCAGATGAACCGCTGGGTGTAGAGGATGAACACGACGAACATCCCCTCCGAGAGCTCGCCGGTGAACGGGCCGGGCGGTCCCTGGAACACCCAGAGCCCGCCGACGACGAACGTGAGGACGAAGCCGATGCCCGCGAGCACGCGGAGCGCCGGGAAGAACTTGATCCGGGTCCGGATCGCGTCCCAGTTGGCGTCGAAGTAGTCCATCGACACGTCGTCGACGCGGTCAGACTCGTACGGCTCCGTGTTCGACGACTTGATCACCTGGATCCCGCCGAGGTTGTTCTCCAGCCGGGAGTTCATCTTGCCGACCGTCGACCGCACCTCGGCGTACTTCGGCTGGATGGTCCTGATGAACAGGTAAGTGAATCCGGCGATGACCGGCACGGGCAACAGCGCGACCAGGGCGAGCTGCCAGTTGATCCAGAACAGCAGGACACTGATCCCGAGCACCATCACGGCCAGGCGGAACACGGAGTTCATCCCGTCGTTGAGGAACCGCTCCAGCCGGTTCACGTCGTTCGAGAGGATGGACATCATCTCCCCGGTCTGCTTGTCCGAGAAGAACTCCATGTTGAGCCGCTGCATCTTGTCGTAGGTGTCCGTCCGGACGTCGTGTTGGATGTTCTGGGCGAACGCATTGAACCCCCAGTTGCGGACCCAGTGGAACGCCGCGCCGAAGGCGAACGCGCCGACGAGGACGGCGATCGTGAACCAGAACTGCTCGGTCTGCGCGGTCGGGAGCCACGCGTCCGGCAGCAACACGAGCGGGATCTGCTCGTCGAACGGGGCCTCGCCGCGGAAGATCGCGTCGAGAGCGATACCGAGCATCAGGGGAGGGAGCAGATCGAGGAGTCGCGCGAAGACGCTGGCGAGGATACCGACGGAGACCTGCGGGAGGTAGTCGCGACCGTACGCGAGGAACAGCCGTTTCATCGGGTTCTCGATCTTCTCCCGCTGTTCCTCGAAGGGGTCGTCTTCCTCCCACTCGACGCTACTCATTACCGTTTCATATCGTATCGCGCCGCAAATAGGTTTCCTTCGAATCGAAATACATCGGCGGAAATCTCCGGTATCGGAGGCCAACGGCCGCGTTTCGGGGATCGGCTTCGCCTCGTAGCGCTCGGCGATCCGGTCACACCTCGCGGCGCTCGACCGACGGGTCGACGTCGGCGGCGGCGAGGTCCTCTCGGATGCGCCGTCGGAGGGGATCCGGGATGTCGTCGCGAGGGACCGGGGCGGCCGTGGCGGGCGCCGTCGAGTCGTCCGCCGCCGTCGAGGCGTCGGCCGCGTCCTCGGCGTCGGTCCCGGCAGCGGCGGGCACCGTCCAGTAGAGGACGCACTCGGCGTCCGCGTAGAACTCCACCGCGAACCGGGCGCCGCCGCCGTCGTAGTGGACCCGGGCGGCTGCGCCCTCCGCATGCCACCCCTCCTGTCGGACGAGCGCGGCGATCGAGTCGTGCATGGTCGCGTTCGGGGCGGCGGGCACATGTCGGCTTCGGCTCGGATCGCGTCGGCCTCGGATCGTTTCGGGGTCGGCGGGGACGACTCACCGCCGGGCCGACCGGGACGACTCACCGCCGGACCGACCGGGACCCCGCCGCCCGCCTCGAAAGGAGTTTATCGCCGCCGGCCGCAGGAGGGGTATGTCCCTTCGCGTCACGTTCCTCGGAACGGGCGGCGCCGTCCCGACCACCGAGCGCGCGCCGAGCGCACTGTTCGTCAACCGCGAGGGCGACCGCCTCCTCTTCGACTGCGGCGAGGGGACCCAGCGCGGCATGATGCGGCACGGCACCGGGTTCGGGGTCGACCACGTGTTCGTCTCGCACCTCCACGGCGACCACGTCCTCGGGATCCCGGGACTGGTCCAGACGCTCGGATTCAACGACCGGTCGGCGCCGCTGACGGTCCACTGCCCGCCCGGAACCGAGGAGGACCTCCGAGACCTGGTCCACGCAGTCGGTCACGACCCCGCGTTCCCGGTCCGGATCGAGGCGGTCGCGCCCGACGAGGTCGCGCTCGACGCCGACGGCTACGAGGTCCGTGCGTTCGAGACGGAACACCGGACCGTCTCGCAGGGGTACGTCCTCGACGAGGACGACCGCCCCGGTCGGTTCGACCGCCCGAAGGCGGAGGAGCTGGGCGTCCCCGTCGGCCCGAAGTTCGGCCGGCTCCACGACGGCGAGCCGGTCGAGGCCGAGGACGGGACGATCGTCGAGCCGGACCAGGTCGTCGGGCCGCCGCGGCCCGGCCGGACCCTCGTGTACACCGCCGACACGCGCCCGCGAGAGCGAACGGTCGAGGTCGCCGAGGGCGCCGACCTGCTCGTCCACGACGCGACCTTCGCCGACGACATGGCCGACCGCGCCCGCGACACGGCCCACTCGACCGGCCGCGAGGCCGGGGGGATCGCCGCCCGCGCGGACGCGAAGCGGCTGGCGCTGGTCCACATCTCCTCGCGGTACGCCGCCGACGCCTCGCCGATCCGCCGGGAGGCGCGGGCGGCGTTCGACGGCGGCGTCATCCTCCCGGACGACGGCGACCTGATCGAGGTACCGTTCCCCGACGCGAACGAGTAGGACGGAGCCGAGCCCGGCGGTGAGAACACCCCCGCACCCGGGAAACCTTGATGAGTCGAGGCGTCGACCCCTCGAGTATGTCCGACGACTGCATCTTCTGTTCGATCGTCGCCGGCGACATCCCGGCGCGGACCGTCCACGAGACCGACGACGTGCTGGCGTTCCTCGACGCCAACCCGCTCGCGCGCGGCCACACGCTCGTGATCCCGAAATCGCACGCGCGGCACGTCGGCGACCTCGACGACGACCTCGCGAGCGAGCTGTTCGCGACGGTGACCGAGCTCACCCCGCGGGTGCAGGCCGCGGTCGACGCCGACGGCGCCAACGTCGGGATCAACGACGGCGAGGCGGCCGGCCAGGAAGTCCCTCACGTTCACGTCCACATCATCCCGCGGTTCGAGGGCGACGGCGGCGCGCCCCTCCACGCGGTCGGCGGCGAGCGACCCGGCCTCTCCGACGACGAGCTGGACGCCGTCGCCGAGGACGTGACCGCCGCGATCGACGGCTGAGCGGCTGGCCCGAGGGACATCGATCGGTCCGCCGTCGCCTCGGGACACCGACCGGCGGTCGAACGCCCGCCGACCGTCACCCCCGTCCCCCGGCGAGCCGGTCGGCCTCCGGGAGGGTGCGGAGCCACAGCATCGCGCCGGTGCCCACGAGCGGACCGACGACGAGCGGGGCGAAGGCCCACTGCCAACCGGCGGCGTCCCGCACGAGGGGGACCAGCTGGATCGAGGCGATGGTGATGAGGAAGCCGACGGCGGTCTGTAGGGTCAGCGCGGAGCCGACGTAGCTCTCGTCGGCGAGCTCGGAGACGGCGGCGGAGAACTGCGCCGAGTCGGCCACGATGAAGAATCCCCAGACGAGGACGAAGGGAACGACCACGAGCGGCGACGAGCCGAAGACGACGCCCGCGAGCAGACAGGCGCTCCCCGAGACGGCCATGGACAGGCTGGTGACGGCGGACCGGCCCCACCGGTCGGCCGCGGATCCGGCCAGCCACGCGCCGACGCCGCCGACGGCGATGGTCGCGAACGCCAGCAGCGCGGCGCGGCTGTCGGCGTCGACCACCCCGCCGGCCTCGAAGCTCGCGGCGATGTAGACGGGGACCCACGTCCAGACCGCGTACAGCTCCCACATGTGACCGAAGTAGCCGGCGTTCGCGAGGACGACGCCGCGGTCGGTGACGATCCGCCGGATCGCGCCGGGGTCGAACGGCGCCGTCTCCGGCTGGTGCGGGCCGTCCTCGTACGCGAGGACGAGCGCTCCACCGAGCGTCGCCAGCGCGGCCGTACCGTAGAGGACCGCGTCGGGGCGACCGATCCCGCCGACCGCACGAAGGAGATGCGGCGAGGCCGACCCGACCGTCAGCGCGCCGACCAGAACGCCGATGGCGAGCCCTCGCCCCGCGTCGAACCACGACGCCATCATCTTCATCCCGGTGGGGTACACCCCCGCGAGCGCGACGCCGGTCAGGAATCGCAGGGCGATCGCGGGCGGGCCGCTGGCGACGACCGCCGCGATGGCCGCCGTCCCCGCCGCGCCGAGCAGGGCGGAGCCGGCGAACAGGTACCGCGGCGGGACGACGTCGGCGATCGTCAGCGACGCCGACGCGAGGGCCCCGACCACGAAACCGAGCTGGACCGCGTTGGTCAGCCAAGCCGTCTCGGCGGCGGAGAGCTCCCACGCCGCGGCCAGTTCCGGTCCGACGGCCGTCCCGCTGAACCAGAGCGTCATCGCGAACAGCTCCGCGACGCCGACGAGCACGAGCGCGCGCCACTTCCCGTCTGCGATAGCGGCCATGTGTCAGTACCCTTATTAATAAATATGATATAAACGTTGTGTCGGGGCAGCGGCGATCCGCGGCGCTTAACAATCGACCCAAGCGAGCGGAGCCATGCACACTCGAACGCTCGCGCTCGTCGGAGCGACCGGTGGCGCGGGGACGACGCGGACCGCCGTCGAACTGGCCGCGCTGGGGGCGCGCGACGGCCGCGACGCCGCCGTGGTCGACGCCGCGTTCACGACGCAAGGGCTCTCCGAGTACGTCTCGGGGCGGATAGACGCCGACATCACGGCGCTCGTCACCGACGAGACCGGCGCGTCGCTGTCGGCGGCGGCGTACCCGATCGACGCCGAGTCGAGCGACGGCGACCCGGACCTCCCGGGGCGCGTCGACCTGCTCCCGGCCCGCGCGCCGTTCGAGCGCGCGGCCCGCGCGAAGACGGCAGAGGCCGCGCGGAAACTGGAGCGACGGATCGACGAGGCGGCGACCGCCTACGACGCCGTGGTCGTCGACGCCGCCCCCGTCGGATCGAACGAGGCGGTCGCCGCGGTCACGGCCGCCGATCGCGTCGAAGCGGTGACTCCTGCGACGGCGCACGGCCGCGACGCGCTCCAGCGGCTCCGCGGCCGAGTGGCCGACGTCGGCGGGAGCGTCGACGGGACGATCGCGGTGGCTCGCGCGGGAGGGTCAGACGCCGAGAGCGATATCGGGGAGAACGCCGACACTCGGCTTCCGCCCGTCGACCCCGCGGTCGAGAGCGCTCCCGAGGCGGCGACGGGGACCGGCGAATACGTCGCGGCGCTGGCGGAGACGTACGAGCGCGCGTTCGACGCGGCGCTCGGGATCGAGTTCGAGGAGCCGGGGCTGGTCGAGCGGATCCGGTCCTGAGCCGGTCGAACCGGGCGGTAAGAGTGAATGCGGTCGAGCGGGTTTTCAGCGCAGGCCGTCGGGCGACCCCAGCGCGCCGCCGAGGGCGTCGCCGTCGCCGCGGAGGCCGTCGCCGAGCGGCGCGGAGCCCGCGACGTGCGCGGCGACGGCGTCGGCGACCGCGGGGACCGGGTCGTGGGTCTCGACGTACGTCGCCAGCGCGAAGTCCGCCTCGTCGCCCCCGGTGAGCGCCACCGCCTCGCTGCGCGCAATCTTCCCGTCGAGCCAGTCGCGGACGACGCTCCGCCGGCTCGGCGCGAGCGGACAGACGCCCTCGACGCCGCAGCGGTGCAGCGCCTTCGCGCCCGTCATCGGGGCCACGCCGGCCTCGCGGGCGGCGTCGCCGACGCTCCGCCCGGCCGTGTACGCGTCGACCAGCGTCGCGGTCGCGGCCGGGGTACAGGGGAGGTCGTCCGCGTGCGCCGCGAGGCGGTCGACGAGCGGCGTCTCCGTGTCGTCGGCGACGGCGACTCCGCGATCGCGCTGGCTCGCGGTCACCTCCAGCCCGTCCGCGATCTCCGACAGCGTCATGCGAACCGATGGCTCCCTCTGCGAGTTAAAACCACCGTACTGCGACGGAGTGAGCGGCGCAGTCACCGACCGGTAACCGGTCGGTTCGAGCGCGTCGATCCGGGCGATCACCCTCGAATTCTCCCGGGTTTAAGTAAGGTATCGGGCCCGAGTTCGACGTGTGATGAGCCGAGCACGCTCTACCCGTGTCCGTTCGCACCGCACCGAGACGACCGACCGCGTCGAGGAGGCGACCGCCGACGGAGCGTCGACCGCCGAGAGCGAGGCGACCGCGACTGCAGCGGGAGAGGAGACGACGACGGACACGGGCGAGACGACCGCCGTCGACGAGTGTCCCGAGTGCGGCGGTCGGACCCGCGTCGACGCCGCCGAGCGCGTCTGCGCCGACTGTGGGCTCGTCGTCGAGGCCGACCGGATCGACCACGGCCCGGAGTGGCGGTCGTTCGACGACGACGACGCGAACCCGAAGCGCACCGGCGCGCCGCTGACGCGCTCCCGGCACGACAGGGGCCTCTCGACGGAGATCGGCCGGTCGACCCGCGTGAAGGGGCGCAAGCGCCGGCGGCTCGCGCGGATGCGGACCCAGCACAACCGCGCGCAGATCTCGACGAAGCGCGACCGCAACAAGGTGTACGCCTACACCGAGATCCGGCGGCTGACCGGCGTGTTGGAGCTCCCCGACAGCGTCCGTGACACGGCCTGCGCGCTGTTCGACTCCGCGCAGGACGAGAGCCTGCTGCGCGGTCGGTCGCTGGAGGGGTTCGCTGCCGCCTGCGTCTACGTCGCCTGCCGCACCGCCGACGTCGCCCGGACCGTCGGGGAGGTCTGCGGCGAGGCGAAGGCGACGGAGGACGAGCACCGGGCCGCCTTCGACGCGATGAACCGCGAGCTCGGGCTTCCGATCGGCCCGACCGGTCCGGCGGAGTACCTCCCGCGGTTCGCGAGCGACCTCGGCTGTGCGGCCGACGTGGAGCGCCGGGCGGGCGAACTCGCGGAGCGCGCCGTGAGCGAGGGGATCGCGAACGGCCGCAACCCGGTCGGCGTCGCCGCCGCCTGCCTGTACACCGCGGCCCGCGAGCTGGGCGCCGACTGCACGCAGCAGGAAGCCGCCGACGTCGCCGGCGTGACGCCCGTAACTGTTCGGCGGACGTACGTGGACCTGACCGAGGAGTGAGTCGGGAGCGAAGGAGCCCGGAAAACGACGGTGAAACCGCCGTCCGTGACGTCCCGCCGGACGGCCGCAACGGCGTCAGCGGGGGATACCGCGGGTCGGAGCCCGCGGCGGGGGCGGACCGACAGCGGCGGGCCGGCGGCAGGGGACCGGCCCTCGGCGTAGGAGGGGGTGATCGGCGGGCGGAGGGCGTCGCGCCCGGCCGACGGGGCGTCACGCGTTCGGATCGAGGGGTTGGGGAACGTTCTACGTTAGCTGTGTATCGTCCGGATAAACCGAACAATCCGCGCACGACGAACGAACCGTTCGGCGTCGGCCGCACGCTCCGGAGTCCTCACTCCCCGCCGAGCTTGTGCTGGAATGCGAAGAAGACGCGGCGACCGGTCTCGGTGAGCCTGACAGTGTCCGAGCGCCCGACGTCCTCCAGTTCGACGTAGCCACGGTCCAAGAGCGGATCGAGGACGTGCGTCTCCAGCGCGCGGTACTTCGCGGTCCGGCTCTCGCCGGCCTTCCGGAGGAACGACAGGTCGCGCTCGCGTGCCCATTCGATCAGGTTCCACTTGTCCGTCGTCAGGTGGTCGTCGTCGCGTTCGTGGAGCCTGCCGAGGACCGCGACCTGATCGGTCGTCGGCGCGTCCATGGGATAGATCGGGAGGTCGACCGTCTCCGCGACGCCCGCCGTGAGCGGCTCCTCGCGCACGTCGTGGCGGTGCGTCTCCGGCTCGACGCTGTACGGGCGCGCGCCGACGATCATGCACGCGATGGCGACGCCGACCGCGGCGATCCGCGGTCCGGTCGAGACGTTGGCGAACAGCCTGTCGCCGGCGGGCTCGCCGGCGCCGTGTTTCGCGGCGATCGTCGTCGTGACGCCGAGCACGTCGTACACGTCGGCGAGCTCGACCGGAAGCGCTCGCACCGAGGCGAACTCGGCGGCCGCCGCCCACGCGTCGCGCTGGTAGTCGGTGAGCCCGTCGACCTCGACCCGGCTGCCGTCCGGGCCCGCGGCGGCCGCCTCGAAGTCGACGGTGCCTCGAGCGGCGTCGCGGGCGGGCGCGTCGGCCAGCAGGTAGACCACGTCGGCGCCGTATCTGCGGAGGGGCTCGACGATGCGGTCGCGCTCGTGGCCGAGCGGCGCGACGTGGACGCGCCGTTCGGAAACGCGGGGAACCGTCGTGTCCATACCACCGTTCTCCGCGGCCGTCGGTTAAAAAGTGCGTCGCGCGGAGGCGGTCCGAACGCCACGGTACGTGGGGACGGATCGCACGAAAACCGTTAAGCCCGGCTGTCGCCTACGAGCGGGTATGAGCGCTGACCGGTCCGCGTTGCGGCGGGCCATCGAGCGCGGCGAGCGCGACGGCGGCGCGATCGAGTTCAAGGAGCGACTGACGCGCGAGGTTCACTTGGCGGAGGGCCGGATGGAGTCGCTCGTGGCGCAGCTCCGCCACCGGGTGCTCTCCGGCGACGGCGAAGCGACCTACGTCATCGGCGTCACCGACGACGGCGGGCTGGCCGGGATCGCGCCCGAGGCCTTCTCCGAGACGATGGACGTGCTCTCGCTTCTCGCCGACGAGGCGGACGCCCACATCGCCGACGTGGAGACGTGGAGCGCCGGCGCGGACGGGAACGGAACGGACGCCGGGCTCGTCGGCCTCGCCACCCTCCGCGACGGCGGGATGTTCGAGACGGACGACGACCACCTCGTGATCGGGACGGCCGGCCACGTCGACCACGGGAAGTCGACGCTCGTCGGCACCCTCGTCACCGGCCGGGCCGACGACGGGCAGGGGGGCACCCGCGGCTTCCTCGACGTCCAGCCCCACGAGGTCGAGCGGGGGCTCTCCGCCGACCTGTCGTACGCCGTCTACGGGTTCGAGGACGGCGGCGAGGAGCCGGTCCGGATGGACAACCCGCACCGCAAGTCCGACCGTGCGCGGATCGTCGAGGAGGCCGACCGGCTGGTCTCGTTCGTCGACACGGTCGGCCACGAGCCGTGGCTCCGGACGACGATCCGCGGGCTGGTCGGCCAGAAGCTCGACTACGGGCTCTTAGTCGTCGCCGCCGACGACGGCCCGACGAAGACGACCCGAGAACACCTCGGCATCCTGCTGGCGACCGAGCTCCCGACCATCGTCGCGATCACGAAGGCCGACGCCGTGAGCGACGAGCGGCTCGCCGACGTGGAGCGCGAGGTCGAGTCGATGCTCCGGGACGTCGGCGAGACGCCCCTCCTCGTCGACCGCCACGGGATCGACGCGGCGGTCGCGGAGGTCGGCGACGGCGTCGTCCCGCTGCTCCGCACCAGCGCGGTGACGAAGGAGGGGCTCGGGACCCTCGACCGGCTGTTCGAGACGCTCCCGAAGCGGGCGACCCCGGAGCGCGCGGAGTTCCGGATGTACGTCGACCGGAGCTACAAGGTGACCGGCGTCGGTGCGGTCGCCTCCGGCACCGTCAACTCCGGCACCGTCGAGGCCGGCGACGAGCTCCTCCTCGGCCCGATGGCCGACGGCTCCTTCCGCGAGGTGGAGGTCAGGTCGATCGAGATGCACTACCACCGGGTCGACAAGGCGACTGCCGGCCGGATCGTCGGCATCGCGCTGAAGGGCGTCGACGAGGCGGAGATCGAGCGGGGGATGGCCCTGGTGCCCCGCGAGAGCGACCCCGATCCGGTCCGCGAGTTCGAGGCCGAGGTGATGGTGCTGAACCACCCGACGCGGATCCGAGAGGGGTACGAGCCGGTCGTCCACGTGGAGACCGTCTCCGAGGCGGCCGTCTTCGCGCCCGAGGGCGGGCGGCTCCTCCCCGGCGACACCGGCCGGACGCGGGTCCGGTTCAAGTTCCGCCCGTATCTCGTCGAGGCGGGCCAACGGTTCGTCTTCCGGGAGGGGTCGAGCAAGGGCGTGGGGACGATCCGCGACGTGGACTCGGCGGAGTGAACGCGGTTCAGTCCTCGACCGACACGAGCTCCATCAGCGGGTAGCCGTCGGTCATCGTCATCCGCGTGCGGACCGTCACGCCCTCGCGTTCGATCCGCATCTCGACGTCCATCAGCGAGCCGGTGAGCTCCGTGTACCCGTTCTCGTGGTCGATCGCGTCGGCGACGCGGTCGTCGTGGATGTCAACGGTCACCGACTCGCAGAACGGCTGGTTCTCTATCGACTCCGCCATCGCGGCTTCGAGACTTCGCGTGCTCGACGGGCTGACGGGCGTCCCCGCGAA is drawn from Halorubrum sp. CBA1229 and contains these coding sequences:
- a CDS encoding aldo/keto reductase → MTDAFDRLGYGTYKLADGEECVAGVAHALETGYRHVDTAQGYDNEASVSAGIDRTDVDRDELFIATKLSTDNLSYDDATATARVSRDRLGVDSIDLLYVHWPINTYDPAETLPALDDLVDEGVVDRIGLSNFRPDQLAEAIHRLDHDVFAHQVECHPLLQQEELRELAAEHGHWLVAYSPIARNRVADVDVLREVAAKHDASPAQVSLAWLLSKERVAPIPKAADFDHVEANWAARDIDLDPEDIERIDALDRGERIVDFDEAPWNRV
- a CDS encoding DUF5790 family protein encodes the protein MSQSTFDDDDLFGEAAEETRAEVEEHLAAARGELPDPDAVWETDADNVLGALNGLKSALDVGDAIDSVRSAKKAYVLGERADAFEDADDLKAEIEELESLVGDIESAAEEVSSLTGTVPAIRGALQDAAEAAEDE
- a CDS encoding creatininase family protein, whose product is MRLADATWTDVRDADVDVAFVPVGSTEQHGPHAPLGTDTLDAVAVAEAGAAAYEDEAADRDASEGRTGEVAVAPPIPVGVAEEHRAFDGTMWVSPDAFRAYVREAAESLPHHGIDRVVFVNGHGGNVGALAEVARRFSRDSAHDGYAVAFTWFEAVGEHAGDMGHAGPLETALLRATNPDLVREDRTEEAREGAADRWGEWVSGVNLAHDSDEFTGNGVVGDPSAGDAARGEELLDLASDALAELAAAVVERESA
- a CDS encoding ABC transporter ATP-binding protein, translated to MSSVEWEEDDPFEEQREKIENPMKRLFLAYGRDYLPQVSVGILASVFARLLDLLPPLMLGIALDAIFRGEAPFDEQIPLVLLPDAWLPTAQTEQFWFTIAVLVGAFAFGAAFHWVRNWGFNAFAQNIQHDVRTDTYDKMQRLNMEFFSDKQTGEMMSILSNDVNRLERFLNDGMNSVFRLAVMVLGISVLLFWINWQLALVALLPVPVIAGFTYLFIRTIQPKYAEVRSTVGKMNSRLENNLGGIQVIKSSNTEPYESDRVDDVSMDYFDANWDAIRTRIKFFPALRVLAGIGFVLTFVVGGLWVFQGPPGPFTGELSEGMFVVFILYTQRFIWPMAQFGQIINMYQRARASSARIFGLMDEPSRLAEDPNAEELVVDDGDVVYDGVSFGYDEETIVSDIDFEVEGGETLALVGPTGAGKSTVLKLLLRMYDVDDGSIRIDGQNVRDVTLKSLRRSIGYVGQSSYLFYGTVRENITYGTFEATDEEVREAARAAEAHEFIQNLPDGYDTMVGERGVKLSGGQRQRVTIARAVLKDPDILVLDEATSDVDTETEMLIQRSLDRLTAERTTFAIAHRLSTIKDADTILVLEGGEIVERGTHAELLDNGGLYAHLWGVQAGEIDELPQEFIDRAQERTARLIEDAETDDD
- the rnz gene encoding ribonuclease Z yields the protein MSLRVTFLGTGGAVPTTERAPSALFVNREGDRLLFDCGEGTQRGMMRHGTGFGVDHVFVSHLHGDHVLGIPGLVQTLGFNDRSAPLTVHCPPGTEEDLRDLVHAVGHDPAFPVRIEAVAPDEVALDADGYEVRAFETEHRTVSQGYVLDEDDRPGRFDRPKAEELGVPVGPKFGRLHDGEPVEAEDGTIVEPDQVVGPPRPGRTLVYTADTRPRERTVEVAEGADLLVHDATFADDMADRARDTAHSTGREAGGIAARADAKRLALVHISSRYAADASPIRREARAAFDGGVILPDDGDLIEVPFPDANE
- a CDS encoding HIT family protein, with amino-acid sequence MSDDCIFCSIVAGDIPARTVHETDDVLAFLDANPLARGHTLVIPKSHARHVGDLDDDLASELFATVTELTPRVQAAVDADGANVGINDGEAAGQEVPHVHVHIIPRFEGDGGAPLHAVGGERPGLSDDELDAVAEDVTAAIDG
- a CDS encoding MFS transporter, whose product is MAAIADGKWRALVLVGVAELFAMTLWFSGTAVGPELAAAWELSAAETAWLTNAVQLGFVVGALASASLTIADVVPPRYLFAGSALLGAAGTAAIAAVVASGPPAIALRFLTGVALAGVYPTGMKMMASWFDAGRGLAIGVLVGALTVGSASPHLLRAVGGIGRPDAVLYGTAALATLGGALVLAYEDGPHQPETAPFDPGAIRRIVTDRGVVLANAGYFGHMWELYAVWTWVPVYIAASFEAGGVVDADSRAALLAFATIAVGGVGAWLAGSAADRWGRSAVTSLSMAVSGSACLLAGVVFGSSPLVVVPFVLVWGFFIVADSAQFSAAVSELADESYVGSALTLQTAVGFLITIASIQLVPLVRDAAGWQWAFAPLVVGPLVGTGAMLWLRTLPEADRLAGGRG